From Oceanococcus atlanticus, a single genomic window includes:
- a CDS encoding AraC family transcriptional regulator, protein MSNPTVIRRFSQALVEAAERLGIATPQLACEDDRVRLDVHDALWQQLSEASDDPLIGLQLAVHLQVGHLDVAGLLLMSCETLGEALEMYIEYHPIVSQGGEVWFHHVDGLLALCYTGHYDVCREARSEMSLGYAIHLARWCSGGRFEPDAVEFRHAPLDDPDRYRALLGCPVHFESAEDRLLFRSDMLDLPLIQANPALRDQLRGLADQMLSRLGEKSLSITVSELVQQHPQLSKDDIASLLAISGRHLSRKLAEEGFSFKHLRDRELQVLAMRALQRGDKIAAISAELGFSDESAFSRSFRRWTGMSPSRYRT, encoded by the coding sequence ATGAGCAATCCCACGGTCATTCGACGCTTCAGCCAGGCTCTGGTCGAGGCAGCCGAGCGTCTGGGGATCGCCACGCCGCAACTCGCATGTGAGGACGACCGCGTGCGTCTGGACGTGCATGATGCGTTGTGGCAACAGTTGAGCGAGGCCAGCGACGATCCCCTGATCGGGTTGCAGCTCGCCGTGCACTTGCAGGTTGGTCATCTGGATGTGGCCGGGCTGTTGCTGATGAGCTGCGAGACGCTGGGTGAGGCGTTGGAGATGTACATCGAATACCACCCCATTGTCAGTCAGGGCGGTGAGGTCTGGTTTCACCACGTCGATGGCTTGTTGGCGCTGTGTTACACCGGGCATTACGACGTCTGCCGCGAAGCGCGCAGCGAAATGTCGCTGGGCTATGCCATACATTTGGCGCGCTGGTGTAGCGGCGGTCGGTTTGAGCCCGACGCCGTGGAGTTTCGCCATGCCCCGCTAGACGATCCGGATCGCTATCGCGCTTTGTTGGGCTGTCCGGTGCATTTTGAGTCTGCCGAAGACCGCTTGCTGTTTCGGTCAGACATGCTCGATCTGCCTTTGATTCAGGCCAATCCGGCCTTGCGTGACCAGTTGCGGGGGCTGGCTGATCAGATGCTCTCGCGGCTGGGTGAGAAATCGCTGTCGATCACGGTTTCGGAACTGGTTCAGCAGCATCCGCAGTTGAGCAAGGATGACATTGCGTCCTTGCTTGCCATCAGCGGACGCCATCTCAGCAGGAAACTGGCCGAGGAAGGTTTCTCTTTCAAACATCTGCGCGACCGTGAATTGCAGGTCTTGGCCATGCGTGCATTGCAACGCGGCGACAAGATTGCCGCCATTTCAGCTGAGCTTGGTTTCTCCGACGAAAGTGCATTCAGCCGCAGTTTTCGACGCTGGACCGGCATGTCGCCGTCGCGTTATCGCACCTGA
- a CDS encoding flavin-containing monooxygenase, protein MYAIIGAGPTGLAMARNLHKAGLPFRGFEIHADVGGLWDAQSPTSTMYESAHLISSKRTTEFEEFPMRDEVAQYPHHSELKRYFQDYARHFELYPHFEFATEVVRAERHGEQWDLTTRCDGQEQTRRFDGLMLCNGTLHEPNQPPLPGAFSGQVMHSSAYKSAQMLDGKRVLIIGCGNSGADIAVDAVHRAASVDMSLRRGYYFLPKFVLGRPIDTLGAGQMALPRPLKQFIDGTLIRALVGKPSNYGLPDPDYKLYEAHPVLNSLLLHHAGHGDVTIRQDIKHCAGPQVSFIDGSCAEYDLIIQATGYKLHYPFIDTDELNWKGAAPQLYLNCFHPDSDNIFMMGMMEAAGLGWEARNRQAELVALYLTQLKRGAASAKRLQSDKARLAGKRLDGGYAYLKLERMAYYVNKQAYNKALNARIAALKADLPKQSEQAA, encoded by the coding sequence ATGTACGCCATCATTGGTGCCGGGCCGACAGGTTTAGCCATGGCACGCAACCTTCACAAAGCAGGCCTGCCCTTTCGCGGTTTCGAAATTCATGCCGATGTTGGCGGATTATGGGACGCGCAAAGCCCGACCAGCACTATGTATGAGTCGGCTCATCTGATCTCCTCCAAGCGCACGACCGAATTCGAGGAGTTCCCGATGCGCGATGAGGTGGCACAGTACCCACATCACAGCGAACTCAAGCGCTACTTTCAGGATTATGCGCGGCACTTCGAGTTGTATCCGCATTTCGAGTTTGCCACCGAAGTCGTCCGTGCTGAACGCCATGGCGAGCAATGGGATCTCACCACGCGTTGTGATGGCCAGGAGCAGACCCGCCGCTTCGACGGGCTGATGCTGTGCAACGGCACTTTGCACGAACCCAATCAGCCACCACTGCCCGGCGCGTTTAGCGGCCAGGTGATGCATTCCAGCGCCTACAAAAGCGCACAGATGCTTGATGGGAAACGCGTCCTGATCATCGGCTGCGGAAACTCGGGTGCCGATATCGCTGTGGATGCCGTACACCGTGCCGCCAGTGTGGATATGTCGCTGCGCCGCGGCTACTACTTCTTGCCCAAATTCGTGCTGGGTCGACCGATTGACACGCTCGGCGCCGGCCAGATGGCCCTGCCGCGACCGCTCAAGCAGTTCATCGACGGCACGCTCATCCGTGCCCTGGTCGGCAAACCATCCAACTACGGCCTGCCCGACCCGGACTACAAACTGTATGAAGCCCATCCGGTGCTGAACTCACTGCTGCTGCATCACGCCGGGCACGGCGATGTGACGATCCGCCAGGACATCAAGCACTGTGCCGGGCCACAGGTCAGCTTCATCGATGGCAGCTGCGCCGAGTACGACCTGATCATTCAGGCCACTGGCTACAAGCTGCACTACCCTTTCATCGACACAGACGAACTGAACTGGAAAGGCGCAGCCCCACAGCTGTATCTGAACTGCTTTCACCCCGATTCCGACAACATCTTCATGATGGGCATGATGGAGGCCGCCGGGCTGGGCTGGGAAGCACGCAATCGTCAGGCCGAGCTGGTTGCACTGTACCTGACACAGCTCAAGCGTGGAGCCGCATCAGCCAAGCGCCTGCAAAGCGACAAAGCGCGTTTGGCCGGTAAACGCCTGGATGGTGGTTACGCCTATCTCAAGCTTGAGCGCATGGCCTATTACGTCAACAAACAGGCCTACAACAAAGCACTCAACGCGCGCATTGCCGCGTTGAAGGCTGATCTCCCCAAACAGAGTGAGCAAGCCGCATGA
- a CDS encoding SDR family oxidoreductase has product MNVLVTGAAGYIGRQVAERLAAHHRVIGIDLHGDENASFDLRAMDIRDPALRELIVDNAITHVVHLAAVLEFSGDRARDFDIDVNGTRNVLEACLAGQVTHLSVTSSGAAYGYHADNPAWLRETDALRGNVEMPYADHKRQVEELLAEYRAQHPQLTQLVLRVGTVIGAGTHNLISNLFDKKRLLGVRGHDSPFVFIWDQDLVGIIEHGVTSGRGGIFNVAGDGALTLDELGQLTNKRVLKLPAALIIAGLRIGRRLGISRYAPEQIKFIQYRPVLDNHALKNEFGYALQKTSREAFLHFRDNALKAR; this is encoded by the coding sequence ATGAATGTCCTGGTTACCGGCGCCGCCGGCTATATCGGTCGCCAGGTTGCCGAGCGACTGGCTGCGCATCACCGGGTGATCGGCATCGACCTGCATGGAGACGAGAACGCCAGCTTTGACCTGCGTGCAATGGACATCCGCGATCCGGCCCTGCGTGAGTTGATCGTCGACAACGCCATCACTCATGTTGTGCACCTCGCCGCCGTGTTGGAATTCAGCGGCGACCGCGCGCGCGATTTCGACATCGATGTGAATGGCACCCGCAACGTGCTTGAGGCCTGCCTGGCCGGTCAGGTGACCCACCTGAGCGTAACCAGCAGCGGCGCTGCCTACGGTTACCATGCCGACAACCCGGCCTGGCTTCGCGAGACCGATGCCCTGCGCGGCAACGTTGAGATGCCTTATGCCGATCACAAGCGCCAGGTTGAGGAACTGCTTGCCGAATACCGCGCCCAACACCCGCAGCTGACCCAGCTGGTGCTGCGTGTCGGCACCGTGATCGGCGCAGGCACGCACAATCTCATCAGCAATCTCTTCGACAAAAAGCGCTTGCTTGGCGTACGCGGGCACGACTCACCCTTCGTATTCATCTGGGACCAGGATCTGGTCGGCATCATCGAACACGGCGTCACAAGCGGTCGCGGCGGCATCTTCAACGTCGCCGGAGACGGCGCGCTGACGCTCGACGAGCTCGGCCAGCTGACCAACAAAAGAGTGCTCAAGCTACCGGCGGCGCTGATCATTGCCGGGCTGCGTATTGGCCGCAGGCTCGGTATCAGCCGTTATGCCCCGGAACAGATCAAGTTTATCCAGTACCGGCCGGTGCTCGACAACCACGCGCTGAAAAATGAGTTCGGCTACGCCCTGCAGAAGACCTCACGCGAAGCCTTCTTGCATTTTCGCGACAACGCGCTCAAAGCACGCTGA
- a CDS encoding penicillin acylase family protein, with product MRSCCQLTLALLMALGLLGCNGGRQTHPDPGDAAQNTLSTITRTAGGVPHIESESWFGLGYGYGYVAAKDAICRIAEFYVTAAGERSRYFGGDNDFPFPANGFTYNNLNSDFFFKLIRAQGTVEQLASEAPPLGPDREIRALFAGHVAGYNRYLAETGVDGISDPNCRGAAWVRPISVDDVFRMAYTLAIFAGSAASVDGIGGAAPLLNASADDVPAILEGLRNAQDWHPGGHLASNAVAIGRQASVDGTPILLGNPHQTFNDSGIFYQASFRIPGEAELSGTTFLGLPFVVMGNNRDVAWSHTTSSAFRFTPYQMLLAGSHSYVIDGEVEAMQAWPLQVESRQDDGSLQRVERTLYTTRFGPMVTNIAGLPLFVWTPVLGFALADPNAHNMRYLNHFVALAKVKSVREFEALLDGLQGIPWANTVAVDRAGEAFYADITVAANVDDAKAVSCGSVVGLVTFPLLGLPVMDGSRSACAWDNDPDAVAPGIFGPARLPRLFRDDYVSNSNDSYWLSHPDEPLTGFPRILGEEGTERRLRTRLGLNMIEARLAGTDGFTGRGFSHAIMKDWLFSSRQYLGEMWRDDLLSLCQQLGMAVGTQGPIDIADACPVLEGWDLTTNLDSPGALLFRRIAGRLLGQTLPSGTTTQTRLPGTSAFLIPFRPDEPIDTPRGLNTLLPSVQAALADAVAELKAANIPLDATLRDYQYIERGGQRFALHGGIDRMGSYSIMNIEWDPQKGYANPYHGNTYMQVVSFPPQACPRLSTLTTYSQSPDPSSPYHTDQTAMYSDKQWLEVPFCADAIAAQAIETIHLSSSP from the coding sequence ATGCGCTCATGCTGCCAGCTGACTCTTGCCCTGCTGATGGCGCTCGGCCTCTTGGGTTGTAACGGCGGGCGTCAAACGCATCCAGACCCGGGCGACGCCGCGCAGAACACGCTGAGTACGATTACACGCACTGCCGGCGGGGTGCCGCATATCGAGTCAGAGAGCTGGTTCGGGCTCGGCTACGGCTATGGCTATGTCGCGGCCAAAGACGCCATTTGTCGCATCGCGGAGTTCTACGTTACTGCCGCCGGTGAACGTTCACGCTACTTCGGCGGGGACAATGATTTCCCCTTTCCGGCCAATGGTTTCACATACAACAACCTGAATAGCGATTTCTTCTTCAAGCTGATTCGCGCACAAGGCACAGTGGAGCAATTGGCCAGCGAGGCGCCACCGCTGGGGCCTGATCGAGAAATTCGCGCACTGTTTGCCGGGCATGTCGCCGGATACAACCGCTACCTGGCTGAAACCGGCGTTGACGGGATCAGCGATCCCAACTGCCGCGGCGCGGCATGGGTCCGCCCCATCAGCGTTGATGATGTGTTTCGCATGGCCTACACCCTGGCCATCTTTGCTGGCTCGGCGGCGTCGGTGGACGGCATTGGCGGTGCCGCACCGCTCCTTAATGCCAGCGCGGACGATGTGCCGGCGATTCTCGAAGGTCTCCGCAATGCACAGGACTGGCATCCGGGGGGCCATCTGGCCAGCAACGCCGTGGCCATCGGTCGTCAGGCCAGCGTCGACGGCACCCCGATCTTGCTTGGCAACCCACACCAGACTTTCAACGACTCCGGCATTTTCTACCAGGCCAGTTTCCGGATTCCTGGCGAGGCTGAGCTGTCCGGCACCACCTTTCTTGGCCTGCCTTTTGTCGTGATGGGCAACAACCGCGACGTAGCCTGGTCACATACCACCTCGTCAGCATTTCGCTTTACCCCGTACCAAATGCTGCTGGCGGGTTCGCACAGCTATGTGATCGACGGTGAAGTCGAAGCCATGCAGGCCTGGCCATTGCAGGTCGAGAGTCGCCAGGACGACGGCAGCCTGCAGCGCGTGGAACGGACCCTCTACACCACACGCTTCGGCCCGATGGTGACCAACATCGCGGGCTTGCCGCTGTTCGTCTGGACGCCGGTGTTGGGCTTCGCGCTGGCCGACCCGAATGCGCACAACATGCGCTACCTCAACCATTTTGTAGCGCTGGCCAAGGTCAAATCAGTGCGCGAGTTTGAGGCGCTGCTGGATGGTTTGCAGGGCATCCCGTGGGCCAATACCGTTGCCGTTGACCGCGCTGGCGAGGCCTTCTATGCCGACATCACGGTTGCCGCCAATGTCGACGATGCCAAAGCCGTGAGCTGTGGCTCTGTTGTGGGGCTGGTCACATTCCCCTTGCTGGGCCTGCCCGTCATGGATGGCAGCCGCTCCGCCTGCGCCTGGGACAACGACCCCGATGCGGTGGCACCTGGGATTTTCGGCCCCGCGCGGCTGCCACGCCTGTTTCGCGACGACTATGTAAGCAACTCCAACGACTCCTACTGGTTATCGCACCCGGACGAACCACTCACCGGTTTTCCACGCATCCTCGGAGAGGAAGGCACGGAGCGACGGCTGCGTACACGCCTGGGTTTGAACATGATTGAGGCACGGCTGGCCGGCACCGACGGCTTCACAGGCCGCGGCTTCAGCCACGCCATCATGAAGGACTGGTTGTTTTCCTCGCGCCAGTATCTGGGCGAGATGTGGCGCGACGATCTGCTCAGCCTGTGCCAACAATTGGGGATGGCTGTCGGCACCCAAGGACCGATCGATATCGCCGATGCCTGCCCGGTTCTTGAGGGCTGGGACCTGACCACCAACCTGGATTCACCAGGCGCTTTGCTGTTCCGACGCATCGCCGGACGTCTGCTTGGGCAAACGCTACCCTCTGGCACCACGACCCAGACCCGGCTGCCCGGAACCAGTGCTTTTCTGATCCCATTCCGTCCGGATGAGCCGATCGACACGCCCCGCGGCCTCAACACCCTGCTACCCAGCGTGCAGGCCGCACTGGCCGATGCGGTGGCTGAACTCAAGGCTGCCAACATTCCCCTGGACGCGACACTGCGCGACTACCAATACATCGAACGCGGCGGCCAACGCTTTGCGTTGCACGGCGGCATCGACCGCATGGGTTCGTACAGCATCATGAACATCGAATGGGACCCGCAAAAGGGCTATGCCAACCCCTATCACGGCAACACCTACATGCAGGTGGTGAGTTTCCCGCCACAGGCGTGCCCGCGGCTCTCAACCCTCACAACCTACTCTCAGTCACCGGACCCAAGTTCGCCTTACCACACCGACCAAACCGCAATGTACAGCGACAAGCAATGGCTGGAGGTGCCCTTTTGTGCCGACGCCATCGCCGCACAGGCGATCGAAACAATCCACCTCAGCAGCAGCCCGTGA
- a CDS encoding potassium/proton antiporter, with the protein MFTIDRIILLAAVLILLGIASSKASARLGLPVLVLFLLVGMLAGEDGIGRIAFDNPVAAHALGTLALAMILFDGGLRTPLASIQRVWKPSALLATVGVVVTAGVTGLTAAWILDLPLLEGLLLGAIVGSTDAAAVFSLLRNAGVHIKSRLKSMLEIESASNDPMAIFLTVGLLEVLINDAPLGAGLLHLFILQMGIGAAVGLAVGWSALRMINGIKLDASGLYPVLVAACGLFSFGLAANLGGSGFLAIFLSGVVIGNSRFVFQRGTFLFHDGVAWLSQIVMFVMLGLLVNPSALVEVWLQGLIIALVLILLARPLAVLLLLAPLGYNWREMSLVSWVGLRGSVPIILAIFPLIFGLPGAPLIFNVVFFVVLLSATIQGSLMPLVARRLKLAEPPPAVPAATLEITALDDVDADIVEYTLGQESRAAGRRLSEIALPDSVVVAMITRKSAIIPPRGSTLLQAGDHMFVVLRAETRVFVDCVLSDAAEVSRDALPGNAVLRLKGMTTLEALQRSYGVQLSGDGELNLDQMLRDAWDGQPVEGATIVRDGVTLSIDDMVGSRIATVAIGLEPHATPARMTR; encoded by the coding sequence ATGTTCACCATAGACCGCATCATTCTGCTTGCCGCTGTTCTGATCCTGCTTGGAATTGCCTCCAGCAAGGCATCGGCGCGGCTTGGCTTGCCCGTTCTGGTTCTGTTTCTGTTGGTCGGTATGCTGGCCGGCGAGGATGGTATCGGTCGTATCGCCTTTGACAATCCGGTGGCAGCCCATGCCCTGGGCACTTTGGCCCTTGCGATGATTCTGTTCGACGGTGGTTTGCGCACGCCTCTGGCTTCAATCCAAAGGGTCTGGAAGCCGTCGGCCTTGCTGGCCACGGTTGGGGTGGTGGTCACCGCCGGTGTCACCGGGCTGACTGCTGCATGGATATTGGATCTGCCCTTGCTCGAGGGTTTGCTGCTCGGTGCCATCGTGGGTTCAACGGATGCGGCGGCGGTGTTTTCCCTGCTGCGCAACGCCGGTGTGCATATCAAGTCGCGCTTGAAGTCTATGCTCGAGATCGAGAGCGCCTCCAACGATCCCATGGCGATCTTTCTCACCGTTGGTTTGCTGGAGGTGCTGATCAACGATGCCCCGCTGGGGGCCGGGCTGTTGCATCTGTTTATCCTGCAGATGGGTATCGGCGCGGCGGTTGGCCTGGCTGTGGGGTGGTCGGCGTTACGCATGATCAACGGCATCAAACTTGATGCCTCAGGGCTTTATCCGGTTTTGGTGGCAGCCTGTGGACTGTTCTCATTTGGCCTGGCAGCCAATCTGGGAGGTAGCGGTTTCCTGGCGATATTTCTGAGCGGCGTTGTGATCGGCAACAGTCGCTTTGTGTTTCAGCGCGGCACGTTTCTGTTTCACGACGGTGTGGCCTGGCTCAGCCAGATTGTGATGTTCGTGATGTTGGGTTTGCTGGTGAATCCCAGTGCCTTGGTCGAGGTCTGGCTGCAGGGCCTGATCATTGCCCTGGTGCTGATCCTGCTGGCCCGTCCTTTGGCCGTGCTCTTGTTGCTGGCTCCGCTGGGCTACAACTGGCGTGAGATGTCGCTGGTTTCCTGGGTCGGTCTGCGCGGCTCTGTGCCGATTATTCTGGCCATTTTCCCTTTGATATTCGGTTTGCCGGGCGCGCCTTTGATCTTCAATGTGGTGTTCTTTGTGGTGCTGCTTTCGGCCACCATCCAGGGGTCTTTGATGCCTTTGGTTGCGCGCCGGCTCAAACTGGCGGAGCCGCCGCCAGCAGTGCCGGCAGCAACGTTGGAGATCACGGCCCTGGATGATGTGGATGCCGACATCGTGGAGTACACGCTGGGGCAAGAGTCGCGGGCCGCCGGGCGCCGGCTGTCCGAGATCGCTTTGCCAGACAGTGTGGTCGTGGCCATGATCACGCGCAAAAGCGCGATCATTCCACCGCGAGGATCCACCCTGTTGCAAGCCGGTGACCACATGTTTGTGGTGCTGCGCGCTGAAACGCGCGTGTTTGTGGATTGTGTGCTGTCAGATGCCGCAGAAGTCAGCCGCGATGCTTTGCCCGGCAACGCCGTGCTGCGGCTCAAAGGCATGACCACATTGGAAGCACTCCAGCGCTCTTACGGTGTGCAGCTGTCCGGTGATGGTGAGCTGAACTTGGATCAGATGTTACGCGACGCCTGGGACGGTCAGCCGGTTGAGGGCGCCACGATCGTGCGTGATGGGGTCACCTTGAGTATCGACGACATGGTCGGGTCACGCATCGCTACGGTGGCCATCGGTTTGGAACCGCACGCGACTCCGGCCCGCATGACTCGGTGA
- the modA gene encoding molybdate ABC transporter substrate-binding protein has product MMTRPAKLIGLICLFSVLSSAARADSAHVAVASNFAPALSEIAQAFEQQQHHHLKISPGSSGKLYAQIIHGAPFDVFFSADQRKPIALQERGIGNQRQTYATGRLVLWSLRDDLTLEHARALTAQPWQRLALANPRLAPYGLAATQVLEHLGLHAKTRARWVQGENIAQTYQFVATGNADLGFIALAQWRQQAPPNRGHAWIIPSSWHDPIHQDALLITDNAAARSLLEFMRSASAQAIMQRYGYALESPPE; this is encoded by the coding sequence ATGATGACGCGACCCGCCAAATTGATCGGCTTGATCTGTCTGTTCAGCGTGCTGAGCTCAGCGGCACGGGCAGACAGCGCCCACGTTGCGGTGGCCTCCAACTTCGCGCCGGCCCTGAGTGAGATCGCACAGGCCTTCGAACAGCAACAGCATCATCACCTGAAGATCAGCCCCGGTTCGTCCGGAAAGCTGTACGCCCAAATCATTCATGGCGCTCCGTTTGATGTGTTTTTCTCAGCCGATCAACGCAAACCGATCGCACTACAGGAGCGCGGCATCGGCAACCAGCGCCAGACCTATGCCACCGGGCGTCTGGTGTTGTGGAGCCTGCGCGACGACCTGACACTCGAGCATGCCCGCGCGCTAACCGCGCAGCCGTGGCAGCGTCTGGCCTTGGCCAATCCGCGACTTGCTCCCTACGGCCTGGCAGCCACACAGGTGCTTGAGCACTTGGGGCTGCACGCGAAAACCCGCGCGCGCTGGGTGCAGGGCGAGAACATCGCCCAGACTTACCAGTTTGTGGCCACCGGCAATGCTGATCTGGGCTTCATCGCGCTGGCACAGTGGCGCCAGCAGGCTCCGCCCAACCGCGGCCACGCCTGGATCATTCCATCCAGCTGGCATGACCCGATTCACCAGGATGCCCTGTTGATCACCGACAATGCCGCAGCGCGGTCGCTGCTTGAATTCATGCGTTCAGCATCCGCACAAGCCATCATGCAGCGTTACGGATACGCGCTTGAAAGCCCGCCAGAATAA
- a CDS encoding hotdog fold thioesterase, translating into MMWHTTPNLDEMNARSKGTILELTDIRFSEVGDDYLCATMPVDERTFQPFRLLHGGASVVLAESVGSTAANLCLDPKTHYAVGLDINANHVRAATSGRVTATTRAVHIGRTTQVWAIDIVDDQGRTVCVSRLTMAVVAHR; encoded by the coding sequence ATGATGTGGCACACGACACCCAATCTGGATGAGATGAACGCACGCTCCAAGGGCACCATTCTGGAGCTTACGGATATTCGTTTTAGCGAGGTTGGTGATGACTACCTGTGTGCAACCATGCCGGTCGATGAGCGCACTTTTCAGCCGTTTCGCTTGTTGCACGGTGGTGCCTCCGTGGTGCTGGCCGAGTCAGTCGGCTCAACGGCAGCCAACCTGTGCCTGGATCCGAAGACGCACTACGCGGTCGGTCTGGATATCAACGCCAACCATGTGCGAGCCGCAACCAGCGGACGGGTGACGGCCACGACGCGTGCGGTGCATATTGGCCGTACGACTCAAGTGTGGGCCATCGATATTGTTGATGATCAGGGGCGTACGGTGTGTGTCAGCCGCCTGACCATGGCGGTTGTGGCGCACCGCTGA